ATATTACTGCATTATGTGTGCCACATCTCTGCCACATGATTTGCTCTTATATGAGCTACAGTTATATGATAATATGTTGACCATCGACAATAATGGTCTCTGGTCAAAAGGAGGGATAATAGGTCTCCAGAAATATGCAGCACCACTGTTCATGATGTAGTTCATGGTGTCAAGTAAACAGGAAAGTCACAGCAAGTGCATATAAACAGGAAAGTCATAGCAAGTAAAATACTGAAAtgtgtcatgtaaaaaaaggaaaGTCATAGCAAGTGAAACATTGAAACTGGAGGGTATCAATACCCCTTTGTCATAGTAGACAGGTTCAGTAGGTAAATGGAAGCACAAAAATTCCATTTGAAATCTTAATGGGTAAGCCTTTTCCCACTCCGTGGACAAGGACTCCCTTAGATCACTATACCAGGCGATTTGGATCAGATACGGGAACAATATGTAACTGAATTGATAAAGGTTTTGAATAGTCACAACAATGATGTTTATCTCTCTTTTCACAGAAACCTACACATCCATATTAACCAGGAGACATTGTGCGAGACTCCATCCAAAGAAAGGGGGAACCACCCCATACGGAGATCTCACGACCGTGATAGACATCACCAGAACCGCAGTCCTGACATCTGACAGCAATCAATGGATACACAAAATGCACCTAAAGAGGGCCCCCACCCCATGAGGATTACTCCACAGGATACACCATCCTCAGATGACAACGGTGACCCCCCCCTTGAGGCCCTACCCAGTCCTCGCCCAAGGAAACGGCGATTGAGTCTGAAAATCTACCTCATCATTTTCCTCAGCAAAATTCTTGTTTTAGCAGGATTTGTCTACTTATCATTTTCCTTAGCACCATGTGTGCACATCACCATGAGGAGTTACCCTGTTTGTGTGGACAGTCTCCGGACCGCCCCAACAGGAACATAACAGTAGACAAGAGAGCATTAGACATACGTGATGACAATTTGTGGGAATACATGGCACGGATTGTTCTTAACACTAGTTACAGGTGTTTAAAGGATGTCACTAGTGCAACTGAACTGATTGAGACTTGTTTTGTAGCTGTTGCTACTCCCACCATTGTGCTTACTGACATTTTCCATGCTAAAAATGACTCTGAAGTGCAAGATTCTGATATTGAAACACATGTCTCTGTATATGCTTATGTTACAGATCAAAATGCTACTAGACGCATGCGAAAGAATTTTGCTTCCATAGTTACTCACAATGTAACTGCAAGTGACATATGCTATAACATGACTTGTAATGTTAGCGACATCCCTGTGTGCATTCAGGCACGTTTGACTAAGAGTACTGACCCGCACCAAGTGTGCAGTAGGATGACTTCTCAATGCATCAATATCACCACAACTATGTCATGTAATCATACCATCCTGGCACCTAGTTTAGCTAAGCATGTGCCAATGCCCAGAGGTTGGTTCTGCTCTTGTAGGAACAACTCGTTTAATTACATTCCAGCTAATATTTCTGGTGGACCCTGTGCATTAACTAGACTTAGTTTAGCTGTTCATACAGCCCACCCCGGACAGGCCACCTAGGCCCAACGCCCTAATAGAGGCACAGATTATGAATACATACCTAGGATTGCAGTCTGAAATAATAGCGCTAGGATTCTCACTGGTAGGAGTACCAGGATTGACTGTATATCAGGGTAAACAAATTAATGAAATCGCTTGCATCATAGTTAAGAGCATTAATGCTGCCAGCATTGCAATTGCAAATCTATTGACTGACTTAGGAGACGCTAGAAAAGTTGTACTACAAAATCGTGCAGCGATcgattatttgtttttcaagccTAATCATGGTTGTGAATACTTTGAAGGCTTATTCTGCTTTAATTTTGtcgttattattatcatttgtttgaTTATCATTCAATGTGTGTCTTCATTAATCCACATGTGTTTTTCATGTTATAATGATATAACTTTAAGtgttatcacttcgtgataaaagggAGGGTACCTAAAATTCTCCCTCCATAGATTTAATCTTCAATAtgttatcacttcgtgataaaaggagggattgtaaggtttgatataatatcatataatcatatattcatgtaattatatattcatatatgcatgtattttgatactttgatacactttgatgcttagcatatcatactccattttagagatgtatctccattttgtaacagcaaccagcaaggtttgaacatcccataataagctgtttttcccaaaaagtacccttgcacaacttgcacctgacacaacataagccttgagaaacaacttaatcttatctgtgcactaacgcctttctactccttgtatcctcctttaaattcctgtcccgcattagccatccttgaaggccatccttgtagataatgaggttctactccatctttattttataatgattcctttgtctttgcatatacacaaggggtataaattctatgatcacgtaagaataaactggacaagtttgaacttcccttggagctgtgtctttcttgtccccgtatatacgcctttgtcctggtaggagggctcccacggattactaaatctaagatcggcggtcagggaccttacactACTctggaaattttagaagagggagaaagggtgGGTTGATTgttacagacgctactactgcttgtgctaggtgacagcctgcttgaaattcctatcattgagacactgcagattcaggactggcagtTGGGTTGCTACACTTCACTCATGGTGGGACATGTTGCTCctactggtagcagagtttggggccatcctctctgtaggtagaggcagcctaatactcagtggtggatatgatgacatagtgctgatctcaagtcttcagtgaggagcggcagagcatagtagcgatctcttatagAATTGGACATTTTCCATCTGATGTTCTGTGCCCCTAGTGACCCCACTTACAAATAGAATAGAACCAGACAGCTGAAATCTCATCAAACTGACTCATAAACAGACAAATAAAGAAAACAGTCACATTTTGCATGTAAAAAGGATGGATTTTTCTCCACTTTTATTTCTTATTCAGATGACATAAACTTTAATTGGCGTTCTTGCACTTGAGTGGTGCAGCTATCCATAACTAAAATTTTACTGCCCAGTGGTTTGCTCCCACGAAAGACCCCACGCTCGTCAGGCATCGAGCATTTCATAAGGACATTCACCAGACCATAACTGATTatggctaaatagaaagaaagagtAATGTAACTTTAGCAACATTATATGTAGAAatccttgtacaggtattggaactgtcattcagaatgctcaggacctgggattttccaaataagggatatttccgtaatttggatttccataccttaagtctaataaaaaataattgaaacattcgataaaccgaataggattttgcatccaataaggattcattatatcttagttgggatcaagtacaggtactgttttattattacagagaaaagggaatcatttaaccatgaaataaacccaatagggctgttctgcccccaataaggggtaattatatcttagttgggatcaagtacaggtactgttttattattacagagaaaagggaatcatttaaccatgaaataaacccaatagggctgttctgcccccaataaggggtaattatatcttagttgggatcaagtacaggtactgttttattattacagagaaaagggaatcatttaaccattaaataaacccaatagggctgttctgccccaataaggggtaattatatcttagttgggatcaagtacaggtactgttttattattacaaagaaaagggaatcatttaaccatgtaataaacccaatagggctgttctgccccaataaggggtaattatatcttagttgggatcaagtacaggtactgttttattattacagagaaaaggaaatcatttaaccatgaaataaacccaatagggctgttctgcccccaataaggggtaattatatcttagttgggatcaagtacaggtactgttttattattacagagaaaaaggaaatcattttcaaaaattagaattatttgcttataatggagtctatggtagatagccttccctttctggataatgagtttccaaataacagatcccatacctgtatatagtatatattcatAGCTTcaaattgtttctattttttttactttctgattGGGGGAACACAGTAGACTTTTTTTGAGGCAACAAGAGTTTTAAgagcaatattttattattttgggggTAGGTAATAAAGTTATTTAGTTacttactataaaaaaaatatacaagttTTCTTTGTGTGCATTTAATATGAGTTTCTCAAACCCACAAAAGTATTCATCGGCCCCTGAACCagtgagaaaatacattttatagtttGTACCTGGGAGTTAGGTATGTATAACAACTTAAAGaatatgtaaacatttttttttaatttctaaaatgactctgtatagcccccagaataacttaccattctccctgcatgcagatttattttgtttctctattacaagtagtagggatgtagcgaacctaaaaaaaaaagttcgcgaacatgtgcgaaccccatagaccaggggtttccaacctttttagccccgcggcccggtaggaggcacaaaatcttttccacggaccgaggggggcggggcgcagcgcgtaatacatgcgacgcgctgggggggagggggtgctgcggcccactgccatgccgtccgcggcccggaactggtccgcggcccggcggttggggacccctgccatagacttcaatgggaaggcgaactttaaaacctagaaaagccatttctggccagaaaactgattttaaatttgtttaaagggtgccacgacctgggcagtggcatgcaggagggggatcaagggcaaaaatttctctaaaaaatactttgttgaaaaagcgttgcgtaaaaacgggcagacctagcggaaatacgcggcgttttttgctatatcgcgctattggcaccatggaaacgggatttgcttacaccagtactaggctgaaaaacgccatgtgtggttgtgcggcgttttttaggctgagaaaaaacgcagagaaaaaacgcagcgaaaataaacgcgcgaacccaaattgcgaacatacgcgaaaagttcgcaaattgggcgttcgcgaacacccgatgttcgctcgaattagttcgccgggaaacagttcgctacatctctaacaagcagctgaactgcagctcttttagttacttccttgtctaccatgaagctctgcccccatttcctttctgagccctccttttttctccgactatgatgacctcaaagaggtgcctactgcggGTGCCTGATTTCAATTAAAGCAGAGGCAGTGAGGCACCTCTTTGAGAtcttcatagtcggagagagaaggagggctcatcaagcaaaaggggcggagctttTTTGTTCTTAACAACCTTGCTTCCAAATGTATGAAGTATTGTTGCTCGTAACTACTTACAGGGCCTGGATGAGCAGTCTGGGAAGAAACAGCACATCATGGAATCTTGGAACACCTTATTGCCTCTATCGCACATTGTTATTAAATGGGCAGTGTTATACATTACTGTAAAAGAGGGAAAAGGCCAGTCATGTTTGTGTATTTGTCCCACATGGCAACTAGATATCGGTCCCATTAAAGATtagaaatacatttgaaaaaagttcattgacaataattatttttcctaATAGACAACATTGTACAAAAAATAGACAGTATTTTTAGTGCCCTAAGCCAGTTTCAAGCTGGGAATTTGAAGGACTACTGCATGGGCCGTATATTCAGTCTGTTCTGACTTGCTTGGCATTAGAGAACATTCTCCCATGTTCCACTTATGGCTTCAAATGTCTGCtattaattaagtgcaaaaactggATTGTAAAAATtccccatgtaaaagcttgtgagtttctatagaagtcaatgggagttgtcctaggcaaagtcaggccttattttcaaattcaagtttttacagCTTGTGAACTCGAAAATGTTATTCAAATGAGATTTATTCATTAATAATTGaataagcgaccattcgatatgtgagtttattcaatttagaaaaacaaacaaatttacaaactcaaaaaataataaataagcccgTAAGGGAGATActacaaattaaaacaaaacttCCATTAATATGATCCGCGTGGAACACTTACAATTCATCAGATGAGGGTTGGGCAACAGTTTGACTATGTTGATCTTCCCACATGGGACAAAATCCTTACGGACTGGGGTCGAGTATATACATTCCATAGTCCTACCTACAGAGAggagaattagaaaaaaattcTGTTTAGTTCAAATCAAGTCTtattatagaaaaagaaaatcagccaAAAACAACAACTAAAGAGTTTCTATAAAGACCAAACAATGGGAAATGGCattactgcatttttttctggataaagggtttccataAAAATAGATCTCATACTTAATTAATGTAGATGGAGAACTGACTATACCAAATCTCCGGATATCCTGTCTTAGAAAATGTATTGAGCTGGGTTTCTATGGgtttatttgattcaaatgttcAAAACCAAGTGAACTCTTTTAGGAAAAAGCAAGTCATAATATCCTCAGCCATTTAAACCAAAGCAACTAATCAGCACTCGTGCATTCTGAAtgctttctatctatcatctatctatctatctatctatcatgtatctatctaaaATCTGAGCCAAATAAGGCAACCCACGGGGAGAGATACAGTTTCTTTGCTGGTCTGGCTTTGACTTACCTGCCTGTGTCAGTCCCATCATGAGGAAGATAATTATGGGAATGACCATAATGTTTTGAAGGCAACTGAGGTCTCAAATCTAATAAAGaaaaatagttatatatatatatatatagagagagagagagctaggaagctgcacaccacaaAATagagataatacctgggtgccagtgcaaaagAAATAGAATGTATATACACAAGGGGTGACGGCACGCACAGGAATTTTCAAGCAGGAGTCATAAGATTTAACAAATCAAAAACGAGGATttattagtccaacgtttcagttcacACTGGAACTTTCCTGGCTGAAAATTCCTGCGCGTGCCGTCACcccttctgtatatatatatatatatttagagagagagagagagagttaatgTAAAGGGAGTTGCACACCTAAAAAATTCCCAGTCAAAGGACAAAAACAGCAATTTAGGGAATTAGGGAACCATTAGGTTTAGTTTTAAacttgattcaaattttttttccgaaaaagtcgcagagaaaaaacatcaaaaaatttGAATGCAACAATTCGCCACATTAAACTTGCCCAGTtcctgtagaagccaatggcaaaggtccccTCCCTTTCCTAGAAGTTCTCTCTTTTGTCTCGAAATGAGATTTCGCTGGTTTGTCGGAAaatcataacttttttttaatttcggCGACAATTCGTCGACAATTCggaaaagtcaagtttttttttaagacttttcTCGCAAGGACTTTTCCTTGTGATTTTTTGTTTagcaaatattagacattcgggaaaacgagtttagctgaatttaaaaaaattttggaaataaaaaaaatgagaaatgatggagttttaataaatctgcccctacgtcTTCAtcccaaaaaaatgtaaacttggaAGCGACCACGTTATGCTACTGTCATTAGACAAGTCCATGTTTTCATATCTGACCAGCTATAGACACTGATTGTGAGGGCCATGGGGGCTGTGTAACTATTGTACTTCATCTACAGAATGGCCGCTGCTGATTGGGGATTATGATTGCAAATGCAACAATACTTCTCTaggctgcaaaataaaaatggacaGTGAGAGAAATAACGACTTACCTCCTCTCCTACTGACACAGGGGTTCTCTCTTCTAGTAGTTTCTGCCTTCCGTTGTATCTACTATTTATACGGCTGAGAATCCCTCCCAATCCCTAATATCATTATACCCTCCCTCTCTTGCAATGTTCCAAGCAGGATCCGGCAAGAAGAATCAACATCCTGGAGACTTGTCCATAAATCCTACTTAATTTCATTGTCATGTTAATGAAAAATGGGCTAAAACCTAATGACTGGCAAAGTAACTAATAATACTAAACATCTTCCcccaaaaacatgttttacctCTTCATTATTATAGCAAGTAAGGGGCAGTTGTGCTCAACCTCTATGAGAcggtgaccacaaaattcaccGGCAAGCAGTGTGCAAAAAGTCATTATTGGAGGTAGGTGGGATGTAAGAGGTCCGTTCTCAGAAAGGTAGAGATTGCCAGTGATGTAAGAATCAAGAGATCTTTCTCTAGGTATGCTTGGCACCTTGCTCTGGATTTTTAATCAGCATCAAGATTCATTTCACAAACATTGGCCAACGCCAACGTTCTCAGTGTTTAGACGGTTAAGGGTGGAATTTTTCTCCACACAGTGTTCTTGCATTCATTGGCCTCATTGGTGGGCCTCCTATGTCCATCCCAATCTATTTGTGATAGTGTTTCCGTACCCTCAGGCAGGGGAGCTAGGATATAATAACCTGGGCAATAAAGAGATGGTCTTTGTTAaccaaagcagaaaaaaatgtgtaagCTGAAAAATGTATCCTTTTTTAGATATTGTATAACTGTTGTGCTCTCCTAATGGATTAGAATGAGGGTTGTGCCATGGGGATGCTTTAGTCAgaagttatagcagatgaaaggtCTGATAGTGGGACCCTATGCTGGTAGGCCCATTTAGTAAAATGGCCCtggtcttaaacctttctaccttgctgctccttatctcTGGGATTCCACCCCTCaattcctctgtagggaacagTCCCTCAACCTCTTTAAGAGAAAACTCATATTCTACCTTTTGTTGAGTTCTGCACTTAAGGGTCAACTCCTAATCCTTGTGCACTTTTACCATCCAATTTGTTCCTGTATGTgacccacccacttagactgtaagctctacggggcagggacctccttcctactgtgtctcattccacatttatttgtatctgtctgtacattatatttattataatacgtgTCCTCCCTGCGTTTCtgttgtacattgtaagattctACAGCTCTGCGTATTCATAACATTGTTCTTTCAAGCAGTTGGTAGTTCAAATTCTCAGCCCAAGAACActagaaataatgtaaataatacataaaaagtacaataaaaaaGTGCACGTTATCTTTGAATATTACCTGCTACAAAAATTGCAGGTACACACTTTAAGCCATGTTTTATTTGAAGATCCAGTAGGTCATATTAATTGGATGATGTTTAGTGGGCTGCCCCCATGGGGTAAGGGGTTAATAAAAGCTCAAAGCCACTTGGAAGAAAGCTCTAATATTCTTTCTCTAACTTGCAACAGTGTTGGAATGGGTTGGAATGAGAACCTGTCCCATCTGGGACCCACCAGGGCCGGGGGAGTGATGGGAATAGTCCTTGACTGGCAACACAACCAGGAGaatatttggcccccttgaagaCCAGTCCAAGAGTGTCAAGGAGCAATTAGAACTGGGAAAATAATTTTGCATAGATGTTTATATTACGGACCTACTAGTAACACCCCAATTTCTTTCTTACTCCCTTAGGTACTGTGCTGTAGAAAGGGTTAATTCATACTTAATATTGATATTATACTG
The genomic region above belongs to Xenopus tropicalis strain Nigerian chromosome 9, UCB_Xtro_10.0, whole genome shotgun sequence and contains:
- the LOC116407680 gene encoding uncharacterized protein LOC116407680, yielding MCAHHHEELPCLCGQSPDRPNRNITVDKRALDIRDDNLWEYMARIVLNTSYRCLKDVTSATELIETCFVAVATPTIVLTDIFHAKNDSEVQDSDIETHVSVYAYVTDQNATRRMRKNFASIVTHNVTASDICYNMTCNVSDIPVCIQARLTKSTDPHQVCSRMMSCNHTILAPSLAKHVPMPRGWFCSCRNNSFNYIPANISGGPCALTRLSLAVHTAHPGQAT